The genome window CCCGGCACCAATTTGCGCGCCAGCGGGCCGGTATCTTCAGCGAGTTTTTGCAGCAAGTCCGGGCTGATGGTCAGGCGATCGCAACCGGCCAGTTGTTCGATCTGGCTGAGGGTGCGGAAGCTGGCGCCCATGACCACGGTGTTGATCTGGTTGGCCTTGTAGTAGTTATAAATGCGCGTCACCGACTGCACGCCCGGGTCTTCAGCACCGGTGTAATCCAGGCCGGTGTTTTTGCGGTACCAGTCGTAAATGCGGCCCACGAATGGCGAGATCAGAAACACGCCCGCATCGGCGCAGGCCACGGCCTGGGCGAACGAGAACAGCAGCGTGAGGTTGGTCTGGATGCCGGCTTTTTCCAGGCGTTCGGCGGTGCGGATGCCTTCCCAGGTGGAGGCCAGTTTGATCAGCACGCGGTCGCGGCCGATGCCGGCCTGGTCGTACAGGGCGATCAATTGGTTGGCCTTGGCCCAAAGTGCGTCTTCGTCAAAGGACAAACGTGCGTCGACTTCGGTGGAGATGCGCCCCGGGATCACTTTGAGAATGCCCGCGCCCACCGCTACCGCAAAGTGGTCACACGCCAGGCCCACATTCCCTTTGGACAGGTTCACCGCGTTGCGCAGCAGCTCGGCGTATTCCGGGATGGCGGCGGCCTTGAGCAGCAGCGACGGGTTGGTGGTCGCGTCGACCGGGCGCAGGCGGCTGATGGCTTCCAGGTCGCCGGTGTCGCAGACCACGGTGGTGAATTGCTTGAGTTGTTCGAGCTTGGACGTCATGGGCGGCGGTCTCCAGAGGCGGCAGGGGACACCCGTTGTACCATTTCCCGAGCCGCTTGTTTACCCGCTCGCCGATCCGCCAGGCCTCAGGGACGCTGGTGTTCTGCGGCCAACGGTTCTGGAACAACTGCACGTCTACCTCTTGGAACTAGCCGTTGCGCGTAAACGGCGCGGTCGCGAGCCACCTCAGCAGGTGGGCTTGATCATCACTGCCCACCCCCATCAGCGAACCCAACGGTGTGCCGTCGGCGCCCAGTAACGGCCCGGCAACCGCGACGGCCAAAGGAAACCCTTGCCCTTCTTTGACCGTTCACGCCCACCGGCGGCCTACCCATTTGATACACGGACTTGATAGCGAGGCATGTCTGTACAAGACAAGGTTTGGGTATCAATGTAACCCCTCGCGTCAGCTAACGTCGGTTGGCTCACGGTCCTGCTTCCATCTGGTTTTACAACGCGATAGGCGTTGGCCTGACCGACCAGGTTGCCATAGCTGTCGTAGTGACCGCCGCATGGCCCTGCCTCAATTCGATAACCTTTGTA of Pseudomonas fluorescens contains these proteins:
- the tal gene encoding transaldolase; amino-acid sequence: MTSKLEQLKQFTTVVCDTGDLEAISRLRPVDATTNPSLLLKAAAIPEYAELLRNAVNLSKGNVGLACDHFAVAVGAGILKVIPGRISTEVDARLSFDEDALWAKANQLIALYDQAGIGRDRVLIKLASTWEGIRTAERLEKAGIQTNLTLLFSFAQAVACADAGVFLISPFVGRIYDWYRKNTGLDYTGAEDPGVQSVTRIYNYYKANQINTVVMGASFRTLSQIEQLAGCDRLTISPDLLQKLAEDTGPLARKLVPGAEGEARQQLTEAQFRWASNEDAMATEKLAEGIRQFARDQEKLEAVLAAL
- a CDS encoding YciI family protein is translated as MAVAVAGPLLGADGTPLGSLMGVGSDDQAHLLRWLATAPFTRNG